GCACGGCCACCTGCGCCGCGAGCCCGCCGCTCCCCACGTAGAGCGGGGCCGTCTCGAGCGACGCCGCGCCGGCCGCGATCGCGCCGAGGTGCTCGTCGGTACGGGCGTCACAGACCACGAGCGTCGGCCGCCTGCCCGCGGCGCCGTCGGTCAGGCGCTCGGCGACGGCCGCCGGGCCCGCCTCGACGGTGGCGATGTCGAGGCGCACGACGGGGGACTCCGAAGCGGCGAAGTACTCGCCGAGGTCCGACTCGCCGACGCCGTAGCCCGCGTCGGCCAGCGGCGTCCCGTCGACGAGGTGGCGGCCGTCCTCCGTGGTCCGGCCGGTCGCCGGGAACGCCGGCGCGACGACCGCCAGATCCGCGCCGGTCGCCGCCAGGGCCGCGTCGACTTCGGCGACGACGTTCCCGCGCAGCGTGGAGTCCACCTTCTTGTACACCAGGTCGGCGGGCTCGGTCTCGACCGCACGGGCGACCGCCGTCGCGGCCGTCTCGGGGTCGGCGTCGCGACCGTCGGTGTCGACGACGAGCACGTCGGCGTCGGGTCCGCGGTCGGCGCCGTCGGTGTCGACCGACCGGCGAACTCGGACGCCCCGACCGCGTTCGGCGAAGCCGTGGCCCGTATCCATCGCTCCGGTGAGGTCGTCGGCGACGACCAGCGCGTTTCGCATTGCTTCCGGTTCCGCTCGCTCGGACTTAATACCGCCCGGCTGGCCCGCTCACGGCACCTCCCTCTCGCCCCCCGCATTCGACCGTCGTCGGGATGCAGTCCGGTGACTTATGCGACTGTCACCCCAACCACCCCCGTGACAGATCCCGATCCAGCGGTCGTCGACGAGATCGTACGCGAAGGGGCGACGGCGGGACCGCGCGACGTGATCGAGCGGGTCGAGCGCGCCCACGAGGGCCGCGGCGTGGAACGGGCGACCGTCGGGGCCTACGCCGGGGCGCTGGCCGACCGCGACGACTACGCCTTCGACGCCGAGGCGTTTCTGGAAGGGGTCGACGCCGAGACGACCGACGCCGACCGGTGGACCGGCGGCGTCTACTACGCCGTCGGCGACGGCCGGATCAGCCTGTTCCCGGCGGCGTGGCACGACGCGCTCGGCGGCTCGACCGACGTCACCGAGTACGTCGCGTTCGTGCAGGACGAAGAGCCCGCCTATCTGGAGGACCTGGACCGCGGCGGCCCGGGCGAGGGCGTGCCACAGCGAGCGGTCGTCGAGGCGCTGACGCTTCTGGGCGGCGTCGACCGGGGGTCCGCTCGCGGGCTGATCGCCCAGGCACGCGAGGAGGGCGACGTCGTCGAGGACGCCGACCAGAACCCCGACGCCGACGTCTACCTCGCCGACCGCGTCTCCGAGGACACGGCGTAGCGACGGGTCCGCCCGGAGTCACGCCCCGCAGCCGGAGCACCGAGCCCGGAGCGAACCGCGACCAACCGAACGGTTTTGCTCCGCCGGTCGCAGGCGAAGAGTATGGAGTACACCGTCTTCATGTCGACCGAGCCCACCGAGCGGTGGGACCTGGCGAGACAGATGGGGCTCTCGCGAGCCGTCTCGGGGCTCCCCCGAGACGCCGACGGCGACCCCTGGGAGTTCGAGGCGCTGCTGGAACTGAAAAATCGGTTCGCCGACGCCGGCCTGGACCTGGCCGTGATCGAGGACCGCCCGCCGCTCGACGACGCCATCCTCGGCCGCGAAGGCCGCGACGAGCAGATCGAGACCGT
This DNA window, taken from Halosimplex litoreum, encodes the following:
- a CDS encoding four-carbon acid sugar kinase family protein, with translation MRNALVVADDLTGAMDTGHGFAERGRGVRVRRSVDTDGADRGPDADVLVVDTDGRDADPETAATAVARAVETEPADLVYKKVDSTLRGNVVAEVDAALAATGADLAVVAPAFPATGRTTEDGRHLVDGTPLADAGYGVGESDLGEYFAASESPVVRLDIATVEAGPAAVAERLTDGAAGRRPTLVVCDARTDEHLGAIAAGAASLETAPLYVGSGGLAAQVAVPGEAGAPSGVSVDPRRSGVLGVVGSVNERTLDQLAAVDDEAVVALDPAAAVGDPAAAGRAAAESLSALLDWRGRAVLTAATGREDVAAAERAAERLNGAVAAADRVAGALAAAARATVDASPPAGLVLTGGDVAGAVLDALAAEEIRLSGESVAAGVPEGRVATGPAAGTRVVTKAGGFGTERAILNCLDAVGR